In one Nocardioides luteus genomic region, the following are encoded:
- the xdhC gene encoding xanthine dehydrogenase accessory protein XdhC — MEWLKAVQRLREQRVPGVLVTLTSVRGHSPREAGAKMVVSADRTWATVGGGNLEAVAIERARAMLAEDRGVLEGLKVSLSDKAPYQHGVQCCGGEVELLLEPLPVVPSVAVFGMGHVGVELARILARHDLELHLVDSRAAQLSPAHLRGLDDAVAGIHVHEVPVLPELVIGELPEGTHVLIMTHDHAEDAALCDAALRAAHLGSIGLIGSSAKWSRFRAKLADEGHTPEAIARITTPIGLPDLGGKEPATIAVSVAARLLQIFAGDPASTEQQPR, encoded by the coding sequence ATGGAGTGGCTGAAGGCCGTCCAGCGGCTGCGCGAGCAGCGGGTTCCCGGCGTACTCGTGACCCTCACGTCCGTACGCGGTCACTCGCCGCGCGAGGCCGGGGCGAAGATGGTGGTCTCGGCCGACCGCACCTGGGCCACCGTCGGTGGCGGCAACCTCGAGGCGGTCGCGATCGAGCGCGCCCGCGCGATGCTTGCCGAGGATCGTGGGGTGCTGGAGGGCCTGAAGGTGTCGCTCTCCGACAAGGCGCCCTACCAGCACGGCGTGCAGTGCTGCGGCGGCGAGGTCGAGCTGCTGCTCGAGCCGCTGCCCGTGGTCCCGTCCGTGGCCGTCTTCGGGATGGGCCACGTCGGGGTCGAGCTGGCGCGCATCCTGGCCCGCCACGACCTCGAGCTGCACCTCGTCGACTCCCGCGCCGCCCAGCTCTCCCCCGCGCACCTGCGCGGGCTGGACGACGCCGTCGCCGGCATCCACGTCCACGAGGTGCCGGTGCTGCCCGAGCTCGTCATCGGCGAGCTCCCCGAGGGCACCCACGTCCTGATCATGACCCACGACCACGCCGAGGACGCCGCCCTGTGCGACGCGGCGCTCCGCGCCGCCCACCTCGGGTCGATCGGACTGATCGGCTCGAGCGCCAAGTGGAGCCGGTTCCGGGCCAAGCTCGCCGACGAGGGGCACACCCCCGAGGCGATCGCCCGGATCACCACCCCCATCGGCCTCCCCGATCTCGGTGGCAAGGAGCCGGCCACGATCGCGGTCAGCGTCGCGGCCCGGCTGCTGCAGATCTTCGCGGGCGACCCCGCATCAACCGAACAACAACCAAGGTGA
- the aceB gene encoding malate synthase A: protein MNIQITGGEVERGAEILTPEALDFVAELQRRFGARRDELLAARKARRDTVARTGRLDFLPETADVRAGDWTVAPVPEDLQDRRVEITGPTDRKMTINALNSGARVWLADMEDASTPHWNNVIGGQVNLYDAIRRDISAMSPQGKLYELKQDQRLATIVMRPRGWHFDDQHVLVDGKPVVGALVDFGLYFFHNARELVERGSGPYFYLPKMESHLEARLWNDVFTYAQEELGIQHGTVRATVLIETIPAAFEMDEILYELRDHASGLNAGRWDYLFSLIKYFRDAGPSFVLPDRATVGMTSPFMRAYAQLLVKTCHRRNAHAIGGMAAFIPSRKDQEVNAIAFAKVREDKEREAGDGFDGSWVAHPDLVPICREIFDGVLGDRPNQVDRQRDDVTVAAEDLLDVASAGGAITLAGLRDNVEVSLVYLDAWLRGAGAVAIHNLMEDAATVEISRSQIWQWVHNSSKLDDGTPVTAELVRQVLDEEMAKLLAAADGIEHRLEQARTIFEEVALADDYIDFLTLPAYDQVVGA from the coding sequence GTGAACATTCAGATCACCGGTGGTGAGGTCGAGCGAGGAGCCGAGATCCTCACGCCCGAAGCCCTCGACTTCGTCGCCGAGCTGCAGCGACGGTTCGGGGCCCGCCGTGACGAGCTGCTCGCCGCCCGCAAGGCCCGGCGCGACACGGTCGCGCGCACCGGCCGCCTCGACTTCCTGCCGGAGACGGCCGACGTACGCGCCGGCGACTGGACCGTGGCGCCGGTGCCCGAGGACCTCCAGGATCGTCGCGTCGAGATCACCGGCCCGACCGACCGGAAGATGACGATCAACGCGCTCAACTCCGGCGCCCGGGTCTGGCTGGCCGACATGGAGGACGCCAGCACCCCGCACTGGAACAACGTGATCGGCGGCCAGGTGAACCTGTACGACGCCATCCGACGCGACATCTCCGCGATGTCGCCGCAGGGCAAGCTCTACGAGCTCAAGCAGGACCAGCGGCTGGCCACGATCGTGATGCGCCCCCGCGGCTGGCACTTCGACGACCAGCACGTGCTGGTCGACGGCAAGCCGGTCGTCGGCGCCCTGGTCGACTTCGGCCTCTACTTCTTCCACAACGCCCGCGAGCTCGTGGAGCGCGGGAGCGGGCCGTACTTCTATCTCCCCAAGATGGAGAGCCACCTCGAGGCGCGGCTGTGGAACGACGTGTTCACGTACGCGCAGGAGGAGCTCGGGATCCAGCACGGCACCGTGCGCGCGACGGTGCTCATCGAGACCATCCCGGCCGCGTTCGAGATGGACGAGATCCTCTACGAGCTGCGCGACCACGCCTCGGGTCTCAACGCCGGCCGCTGGGACTACCTGTTCAGCCTGATCAAGTACTTCCGCGACGCCGGGCCCTCCTTCGTGCTGCCCGACCGGGCCACGGTCGGGATGACGTCGCCGTTCATGCGTGCGTACGCCCAGCTGCTGGTCAAGACCTGCCACCGCCGCAACGCCCACGCGATCGGCGGGATGGCCGCCTTCATCCCGAGCCGTAAGGACCAGGAGGTCAACGCCATCGCCTTCGCCAAGGTCCGCGAGGACAAGGAGCGCGAGGCCGGCGACGGCTTCGACGGCTCCTGGGTGGCCCACCCCGACCTGGTCCCGATCTGCCGCGAGATCTTCGACGGTGTGCTCGGCGATCGCCCGAACCAGGTCGACCGGCAGCGCGACGACGTCACGGTCGCTGCCGAGGACCTGCTCGACGTCGCCTCCGCCGGCGGCGCGATCACCCTCGCCGGTCTGCGCGACAACGTCGAGGTCTCGCTGGTCTACCTCGACGCCTGGCTCCGCGGCGCCGGCGCCGTCGCCATCCACAACCTGATGGAGGACGCCGCCACCGTCGAGATCTCCCGCTCGCAGATCTGGCAGTGGGTGCACAACTCCTCGAAGCTCGATGACGGTACGCCGGTGACCGCCGAGCTCGTACGCCAGGTCCTGGACGAGGAGATGGCGAAGCTGCTCGCGGCCGCCGACGGTATCGAGCACCGCCTGGAGCAGGCCCGCACCATCTTCGAGGAGGTCGCGCTCGCCGACGACTACATCGACTTCCTGACGCTTCCCGCCTACGACCAGGTGGTGGGTGCATGA
- a CDS encoding IS30 family transposase has product MPTGKPFSQECRSRVVDLICAGMSARRAADVVGVAKPTAVLWWHQACPVPIPLEPGALRGGLGTVLQSDPSVPGTDRAGRQRRCLTAQDRAVIAAGLADRWSQAKIAAVIGRDRSVVCREVARNTGHDGVYRGEVAHRAAHQRRRRPKEFKLAANPRLSRLIETWMDQGWSPGLIAAVLRTDHPGADPAARMGRVSHETIYRALYVQTRGQLRADLHRCLSTRRKARKPRGRSSHDPSKNAYAEAFKISQRPAEVADRAVPGHWEGDLILGSGNGSAIGTLVERTTRFVILLHLPGRHDAETVAEAMIREMGTLPDHLRRSITWDRGLELARYQHIQVELGTTIYFADPHSPWQRGSNENTNRLLRHWFEKSSDLSRHTPQDLQRIADTLNQRPRPTLDLQTPAQRLAQLLNPAA; this is encoded by the coding sequence ATGCCGACGGGGAAGCCCTTTTCACAGGAGTGTCGTTCTCGAGTCGTGGATCTGATCTGTGCGGGTATGTCGGCACGGCGGGCTGCTGATGTGGTCGGCGTGGCGAAACCGACCGCGGTGCTGTGGTGGCATCAGGCTTGCCCAGTGCCGATTCCACTTGAGCCGGGTGCGTTACGGGGTGGGCTGGGCACAGTGCTACAGAGTGACCCGAGTGTCCCCGGTACCGACCGTGCAGGCCGTCAGCGTCGTTGTTTGACCGCCCAGGATCGTGCGGTGATCGCTGCAGGACTGGCTGATCGGTGGTCGCAGGCCAAGATCGCTGCGGTGATCGGGCGGGATAGGTCGGTGGTGTGCCGCGAGGTCGCCCGCAACACCGGCCACGATGGTGTCTATCGCGGTGAGGTGGCTCATCGGGCAGCCCACCAGCGCCGCCGGCGTCCCAAGGAGTTCAAGCTGGCCGCGAACCCACGACTGTCTCGGCTGATCGAGACCTGGATGGACCAGGGCTGGTCACCCGGGTTGATCGCGGCGGTGCTGCGCACCGATCACCCCGGTGCCGATCCGGCTGCGAGGATGGGACGGGTGAGTCACGAGACGATCTACCGGGCCCTCTATGTTCAAACCCGCGGTCAGCTCCGAGCCGATCTACATCGATGCCTCTCTACTCGGCGCAAGGCCCGCAAACCTCGTGGCCGTTCCAGCCATGACCCCAGCAAGAACGCCTATGCCGAGGCATTCAAGATCAGTCAACGACCTGCCGAGGTCGCTGACCGAGCCGTTCCGGGGCACTGGGAGGGCGACTTGATCCTCGGGAGCGGGAACGGCTCAGCGATCGGCACCTTGGTCGAACGCACCACCCGGTTCGTGATCCTGCTCCACCTGCCCGGTCGCCACGACGCCGAGACCGTTGCTGAAGCGATGATCCGCGAGATGGGCACGCTGCCCGATCACCTACGACGCTCGATCACCTGGGACCGTGGCCTTGAACTTGCCCGCTACCAGCACATCCAGGTCGAGCTCGGCACCACCATCTACTTCGCCGATCCACACTCCCCCTGGCAGCGAGGATCCAACGAGAACACCAACCGGCTCCTCAGACACTGGTTCGAGAAGAGCAGCGACCTCTCACGCCACACTCCCCAAGACCTCCAACGCATCGCCGACACCCTCAACCAACGCCCACGCCCTACCCTTGACCTACAGACGCCGGCCCAACGGCTGGCCCAGCTGCTGAACCCAGCAGCCTGA
- a CDS encoding DUF6986 family protein: MSHLEDLVARLDRDLADADAALAAGYPGDRGVRQPVHTVYVPGDRYSDKTVAQWSAESVAALDEFGGSAAEVASVFGLGSDAVAAIYDRVRAKLTEEPIEDLRIDFEDGYGNRPDADEDAAVVAAAGALAATVRDGAAPPFHGIRIKSFEAPTRHRGLRTLDLFLGSLVREGGLGDGFVITLPKVTSVEQVAAMVTALSALEAAHGIEAGSLRFEIQVETPQSILGSDGTALVARMIAAGSGRVTGLHYGTYDYSASLGVAAAFQSMEHPVADHAKDVMQVAAAGTGVFVSDGSTNVLPVGDRDSVRAAWQLHSRLVSRSLARGIYQGWDLHPAQLPSRYLATYAFFRDGLEVASARLRAYVHGGSSSYLDEPATAAALAAFVLRGVECGAVATDEVERLAGIDQVKLAELARRRVA; the protein is encoded by the coding sequence ATGAGCCATCTCGAGGATCTGGTTGCCCGGCTCGACCGGGATCTCGCCGACGCCGACGCGGCGCTGGCCGCCGGCTATCCGGGGGATCGTGGCGTACGCCAGCCGGTGCACACGGTCTACGTGCCCGGCGACCGCTACTCCGACAAGACGGTGGCGCAGTGGTCGGCCGAATCGGTCGCCGCGCTGGATGAGTTCGGGGGCTCGGCCGCTGAGGTGGCCTCGGTCTTCGGACTGGGCTCTGACGCGGTCGCCGCGATCTACGACCGGGTGCGCGCCAAGCTGACCGAGGAGCCCATCGAGGACCTGCGGATCGACTTCGAGGACGGCTACGGGAACCGGCCTGATGCCGATGAGGACGCTGCGGTCGTGGCAGCCGCGGGGGCGCTTGCCGCCACCGTCCGCGACGGCGCCGCGCCCCCGTTCCACGGCATCCGGATCAAGTCCTTCGAGGCTCCGACGCGACATCGCGGGCTGCGTACGCTCGACCTCTTCCTGGGTTCGTTGGTCCGCGAGGGCGGCTTGGGGGACGGGTTCGTCATCACCCTGCCCAAGGTGACCTCGGTGGAGCAGGTGGCCGCGATGGTCACCGCGTTGTCCGCGCTCGAGGCGGCGCACGGGATCGAGGCCGGGAGTCTTCGGTTCGAGATCCAGGTGGAGACGCCGCAGTCGATCCTCGGCTCCGACGGCACCGCGCTGGTCGCCCGGATGATCGCCGCCGGGTCGGGCCGGGTCACGGGACTGCACTACGGGACGTACGACTACTCCGCCTCGCTCGGTGTCGCGGCCGCGTTCCAGAGCATGGAGCACCCGGTCGCCGACCACGCCAAGGACGTGATGCAGGTGGCCGCCGCGGGGACCGGTGTCTTCGTCTCGGACGGCTCGACCAACGTGCTCCCGGTCGGTGACCGCGATTCGGTGCGCGCTGCGTGGCAGCTCCACTCGCGCCTGGTGAGCCGCTCGCTGGCGCGCGGGATCTACCAGGGCTGGGACCTGCACCCGGCGCAGCTCCCCAGTCGCTACCTCGCGACCTACGCGTTCTTCCGCGACGGGCTCGAGGTCGCCTCGGCCCGGCTGCGGGCGTACGTCCACGGCGGCTCGTCGAGCTACCTGGACGAGCCGGCCACCGCTGCCGCGCTCGCCGCGTTCGTGCTGCGCGGGGTGGAGTGCGGCGCCGTCGCGACCGACGAGGTCGAGCGGCTCGCCGGGATCGACCAGGTGAAGCTGGCCGAGCTGGCCCGTCGGCGGGTCGCCTGA
- a CDS encoding nucleobase:cation symporter-2 family protein: protein MLGRRRQATASVSTRPEDERHPPGQLLAYGTQHILTMYGGVIAPPLIVGGAAGLSGTDLALLVTAGLFVSGLATLLQTLGLGPFGSRLPIVQGISFASVSTMVTIASEDGLRPVFGAIIVAGLIGLVLSSFFAQLVRLFPAVVTGTIITVIGLSLMPVAFRWAMGNDTSAPDYGSMTNIAYAGLTLLIILVISRVFQGAISRLSILIGLVIGTLIAVVAGRADFSAVGKADLVALPPLLHFGSPTFEVGAIVSMTIVILVIMTETTADILAIGEIVETDVDARRVARGLRADMAATTVAPLFGTFPCSAFAQNVGLVALTGIRSRYVVATGGLVLLLLGLLPVVGAVVAAIPYPVLGGAGIVLFGSVAASGIRTLSRVDYEDNLNMVIVSVALAVGILPIAAPTFWDAFPSWLGVVMHSGISATALVAVILNLLFNEITVGNRSGASVFAASQDSREGFGDRLDDDIERT from the coding sequence ATGCTTGGTCGTAGGAGACAGGCAACCGCATCGGTATCGACCCGTCCCGAGGACGAACGGCATCCACCGGGCCAGCTCCTCGCCTACGGCACGCAGCACATCCTGACGATGTACGGCGGCGTGATCGCGCCGCCGCTCATCGTCGGGGGTGCCGCGGGCCTCTCGGGCACGGACCTGGCGCTCCTGGTGACCGCCGGGCTCTTCGTCTCGGGCCTCGCCACGCTGCTGCAGACGCTCGGTCTTGGGCCCTTCGGCAGCCGGCTGCCGATCGTGCAGGGGATCTCGTTCGCCAGCGTCTCGACCATGGTCACCATCGCCAGCGAGGACGGGCTGCGCCCGGTCTTCGGCGCGATCATCGTCGCCGGCCTGATCGGGCTGGTCCTGTCCTCGTTCTTCGCCCAGCTGGTCCGGCTCTTCCCGGCCGTCGTCACCGGCACGATCATCACCGTCATCGGGCTTTCGCTGATGCCGGTGGCGTTCCGGTGGGCGATGGGCAACGACACCTCCGCTCCGGACTACGGCTCGATGACGAACATCGCGTACGCCGGTCTGACGCTCCTCATCATCCTGGTGATCAGCCGGGTGTTCCAGGGCGCGATCTCCCGTCTGTCGATCCTGATCGGGCTGGTCATCGGCACCCTGATCGCCGTCGTCGCCGGTCGCGCCGACTTCTCGGCGGTCGGCAAGGCCGACCTGGTCGCGCTGCCGCCGCTGCTGCACTTCGGCAGCCCGACCTTCGAGGTCGGTGCGATCGTCTCGATGACGATCGTGATCCTGGTGATCATGACCGAGACGACCGCCGACATCCTGGCGATCGGCGAGATCGTGGAGACCGACGTGGACGCTCGACGTGTCGCTCGCGGACTCCGCGCCGACATGGCCGCGACCACGGTTGCGCCCTTGTTCGGAACGTTCCCGTGCAGCGCGTTCGCACAGAACGTCGGTCTGGTGGCTCTGACCGGCATCCGCAGTCGGTACGTCGTCGCGACCGGTGGTCTCGTCCTGCTGCTGCTCGGGCTGCTGCCGGTCGTCGGTGCGGTCGTCGCCGCGATCCCGTACCCCGTGCTCGGCGGCGCCGGCATCGTGCTCTTCGGCTCCGTCGCGGCATCGGGGATCCGCACGCTGTCCCGGGTCGACTACGAGGACAACCTCAACATGGTGATCGTCTCCGTGGCCCTCGCCGTCGGGATCCTGCCGATCGCCGCCCCGACCTTCTGGGACGCCTTCCCGTCCTGGCTCGGGGTCGTCATGCACTCCGGCATCAGCGCCACCGCCCTGGTCGCCGTCATCCTGAACCTGCTGTTCAACGAGATCACCGTCGGCAACCGCTCCGGCGCCTCGGTCTTCGCGGCTTCGCAGGACTCTCGTGAGGGCTTCGGGGACCGGCTCGACGACGACATCGAGAGGACGTGA
- the uraH gene encoding hydroxyisourate hydrolase, producing MSAITTHVLDTALGRPAAGVPVRLSRIEDDTRQTSVLADATTDDDGRVTDLGPDQAPAGTYQLRFDTAAYYAATGQECFYPEVLVTFAVTDRRHHHVPLLLSPFAYSTYRGS from the coding sequence ATGAGTGCCATCACCACTCACGTGCTCGACACCGCCCTCGGCCGTCCGGCCGCCGGTGTCCCGGTCCGGCTCAGCCGGATCGAGGACGACACCCGACAGACCTCCGTCCTCGCCGACGCCACCACCGACGACGACGGCCGGGTGACCGACCTGGGGCCCGATCAGGCCCCCGCCGGCACCTACCAGCTCCGATTCGACACCGCCGCCTACTACGCGGCGACCGGTCAGGAGTGCTTCTACCCGGAGGTCCTCGTCACCTTCGCGGTCACCGATCGGCGGCACCACCACGTGCCACTTCTGCTGAGCCCGTTCGCCTACTCCACCTACCGAGGGAGCTGA
- a CDS encoding helix-turn-helix domain-containing protein — MRVEAEFTTEPFRGEGEPPEHATAALEAAREAGLECDFGPLGTSVRGERDAVLATLADVVAAGLDHGADQITFQVRVEGRSAPRRTAGGLEGLLTEVADELGSDLRSLDRQGKQRAVRLLEERGAFDYRKSAEIVAGALGVTRFTVYNYLNRERE, encoded by the coding sequence ATGCGCGTCGAAGCCGAGTTCACCACCGAACCGTTCCGTGGCGAGGGCGAGCCTCCCGAGCACGCGACCGCGGCACTGGAGGCCGCGCGCGAGGCCGGTCTGGAGTGCGACTTCGGGCCGCTGGGCACCTCGGTGCGCGGCGAGCGCGACGCGGTCCTCGCGACGCTGGCGGACGTGGTGGCCGCGGGGCTGGACCACGGAGCCGACCAGATCACCTTCCAGGTCCGCGTCGAGGGACGCAGCGCGCCGCGGCGTACGGCCGGCGGGCTGGAGGGGCTGCTCACCGAGGTCGCCGACGAGCTCGGGAGCGACCTGCGGTCCTTGGACCGGCAGGGGAAGCAGCGCGCCGTGCGGCTGCTCGAGGAGCGTGGCGCCTTCGACTACCGCAAGAGCGCCGAGATCGTGGCCGGTGCGCTCGGGGTCACCCGGTTCACCGTCTACAACTACTTGAACCGTGAGCGGGAGTAA
- the uraD gene encoding 2-oxo-4-hydroxy-4-carboxy-5-ureidoimidazoline decarboxylase, with protein sequence MDLQSFNTSPADVVRPALQTCCDAPSWVAAVLAGRPYADEADVVRAADEAARRFTAADVDQALAAHPRIGERAKGEHAEAAWSRREQAAVGTDPATAQALAEGNRAYEQRFGRVFLICATGLSADQVLTSLRERLGNDHDQEAAVVADELRKIALLRLERVLDAEEVSA encoded by the coding sequence ATGGATCTCCAGAGCTTCAACACCTCACCGGCAGACGTCGTGCGACCTGCGCTGCAGACCTGCTGCGACGCGCCGAGCTGGGTCGCCGCCGTCCTGGCCGGGCGTCCCTACGCCGACGAGGCCGACGTCGTCCGGGCTGCCGACGAGGCGGCCCGGCGGTTCACCGCGGCCGACGTCGACCAGGCGCTGGCCGCCCACCCGCGGATCGGGGAGCGCGCCAAGGGCGAGCACGCCGAGGCCGCCTGGTCGCGGCGCGAGCAGGCCGCGGTCGGCACCGACCCGGCCACCGCGCAGGCCCTCGCCGAGGGCAACCGGGCCTACGAGCAGCGCTTCGGCCGGGTCTTCCTGATCTGCGCCACCGGCCTCTCGGCCGACCAGGTCCTGACCTCGCTCCGCGAGCGGCTCGGCAACGATCACGACCAGGAGGCGGCCGTGGTCGCCGACGAGCTGCGCAAGATCGCGCTGCTGCGACTCGAGCGGGTCCTGGACGCCGAGGAGGTCTCGGCATGA
- a CDS encoding IclR family transcriptional regulator: MSENEKAPKARAGAVQSIERAFALLETMADAGGTMGLSQLAAASGLPLPTIHRLVRTLVDLGYLRQEANRQYVLGPKLIRLGESSSRMLSTWARPHLARLVDEVGESANLAMLDGDQIVYVAHTESRQSMRMFTEVGRRVSPHCTAVGKAILADMAPDQVRDILRRTDMVPYTSTTITDRNDYLDQLEQVRERHYAIDEGEQEAGVRCVAVAVPDYAPRLAMSISGPTGRMTDELIERAVPLLTEAGKQLAADLA; the protein is encoded by the coding sequence GTGAGCGAGAACGAGAAGGCACCCAAGGCACGCGCCGGTGCCGTGCAGTCGATCGAGCGCGCCTTCGCGCTGCTCGAGACGATGGCCGACGCCGGCGGGACCATGGGGCTCTCCCAGCTCGCCGCCGCCTCCGGTCTCCCGCTGCCGACCATCCACCGCCTGGTCCGCACCCTCGTCGACCTCGGCTACCTCCGCCAGGAGGCCAACCGGCAGTACGTCCTCGGCCCCAAGCTCATCCGGCTCGGCGAGAGCTCCTCGCGCATGCTCAGCACCTGGGCCCGCCCCCACCTGGCGCGGCTGGTCGACGAGGTCGGTGAGTCGGCCAACCTGGCGATGCTCGACGGCGACCAGATCGTCTACGTCGCCCACACCGAGTCGCGCCAGTCGATGCGCATGTTCACCGAGGTCGGCCGCCGGGTGTCCCCGCACTGCACCGCCGTCGGCAAGGCGATCCTCGCCGACATGGCTCCCGACCAGGTCCGCGACATCCTCCGGCGCACCGACATGGTCCCCTACACCTCGACCACCATCACCGACCGCAACGACTACCTCGACCAGCTCGAGCAGGTCCGCGAGCGTCACTACGCCATCGACGAGGGCGAGCAGGAGGCAGGCGTACGCTGCGTCGCCGTCGCCGTCCCCGACTACGCGCCGCGCCTGGCGATGTCGATCAGCGGGCCCACCGGGCGGATGACCGACGAGCTCATCGAGCGCGCCGTCCCGCTGCTCACCGAGGCCGGCAAGCAGCTCGCCGCCGACCTGGCCTGA
- the pucL gene encoding factor-independent urate hydroxylase, translated as MPIRLGPNQYGKAENRVVRIYRDTPRHQIRDLNVSTALRGRFDDAHTSGDQQDVLPTDTQKNTVFAYAKKIGVASIEEFALALADRYLEACPAAEGARVEIDEYAWDRIEVDGAGHDHSFVRSGGGVRTTVVNVDGRGADRVAHVVSGIKDLVVLKSTGSEFHGFLKDEYTTLQETTDRILATSLVARWRYSTLPISTGEIDWDKSYDSIRALLLQRFAEIHSLALQQTLNGMGTSVLEQHGDVAEIKFSAPNKHHFLSDLSPFGLDNPGEVFFAADRPYGLIEASVVRDEAPDAGNAWHAIPGFC; from the coding sequence ATGCCCATTCGTCTTGGACCCAACCAGTACGGCAAGGCCGAGAACCGCGTCGTACGCATCTACCGCGACACGCCTCGCCACCAGATCCGCGACCTCAACGTCTCCACCGCCCTGCGTGGTCGCTTCGACGACGCGCACACCAGCGGTGACCAGCAGGACGTGCTGCCCACCGACACCCAGAAGAACACCGTCTTCGCCTACGCGAAGAAGATCGGCGTCGCCTCGATCGAGGAGTTCGCGCTCGCGCTCGCCGACCGCTACCTCGAGGCCTGCCCGGCCGCCGAGGGCGCCCGGGTCGAGATCGACGAGTACGCCTGGGACCGGATCGAGGTCGACGGGGCGGGTCACGACCACTCCTTCGTGCGATCGGGGGGCGGCGTACGGACGACGGTGGTGAACGTGGACGGGCGTGGTGCGGACCGGGTCGCCCACGTGGTGTCCGGCATCAAGGACCTGGTCGTGCTCAAGTCGACCGGCTCGGAGTTTCACGGCTTCCTCAAGGACGAGTACACCACCCTGCAGGAGACCACCGACCGGATCCTGGCGACCTCGCTCGTCGCCCGCTGGCGCTATTCGACTCTGCCGATTTCGACGGGCGAGATCGACTGGGACAAGTCGTACGACTCCATCCGGGCCCTGCTCCTGCAGCGGTTCGCGGAGATCCACAGCCTCGCCCTGCAGCAGACGCTGAACGGGATGGGCACCTCGGTGCTCGAGCAGCACGGCGACGTGGCCGAGATCAAGTTCTCGGCGCCCAACAAGCACCACTTCCTCTCCGACCTCTCGCCGTTCGGCCTGGACAACCCCGGCGAGGTCTTCTTCGCCGCGGACCGGCCCTACGGCCTGATCGAAGCCTCTGTCGTACGCGACGAGGCTCCTGACGCCGGCAACGCCTGGCACGCCATCCCCGGATTCTGCTGA
- a CDS encoding guanine deaminase, translating into MTLFRGTFLDTPSDPFSGGELRTEQDGALLVRDGVIRARGSFADLRAQHPQEEVVDLSGGFVLPGFVDTHVHFPQVRVIGGLGMPLLDWLDQTALPEEARLADTAYAAGVATDFVRGLVGAGTTTALVFGSHFAPAVDTVFAEAARVGLRITSGLVVSDRLIREDLFTDPSRAREESLALAARWHGVGRARYAVTPRFSLSCSEPLLEACGDVLRAVPGAMLTSHVNENTREIATVEELCGCDYVTSYDRHGLVGPGTVLAHNVHPTDPELALLAARGAAVAHCPSSNAALGSGLFPLARHRAHGVRVAMGSDVGAGTGFSLLKEGLGAYVAQQLLGDAGHPLTPTHLLHLATVAGAEALGLGASIGDFSVGRRFDAQWIQPAPSTPLDVGLAHAADAADALAKMFALGTPADVRSVWIDGDLVNAPDPHLVG; encoded by the coding sequence ATGACGCTCTTCCGAGGAACCTTCCTCGACACCCCCTCCGACCCGTTCTCCGGCGGCGAGCTCCGCACGGAGCAGGACGGCGCCCTACTGGTTCGCGACGGCGTGATCCGCGCCCGCGGGTCCTTCGCCGACCTCCGCGCCCAGCACCCCCAGGAGGAGGTCGTCGACCTCTCCGGCGGCTTCGTGCTGCCCGGATTCGTGGACACCCACGTGCACTTCCCGCAGGTACGCGTCATCGGCGGCCTCGGCATGCCGCTGCTCGACTGGCTCGACCAGACCGCCCTCCCCGAGGAGGCACGCCTCGCCGACACCGCCTACGCCGCGGGCGTGGCCACCGATTTCGTACGCGGCCTGGTCGGTGCCGGCACCACCACGGCACTCGTCTTCGGCAGCCACTTCGCGCCCGCCGTCGACACGGTCTTCGCCGAGGCCGCGCGGGTCGGGCTGCGGATCACCAGCGGCCTCGTGGTCAGCGACCGGCTCATCCGCGAGGACCTGTTCACCGATCCTTCGCGGGCACGGGAGGAGTCGCTCGCGCTCGCGGCCCGCTGGCACGGCGTCGGCCGGGCCCGCTACGCCGTGACGCCGCGGTTCTCGCTGTCGTGCTCCGAGCCGCTGCTCGAGGCCTGCGGTGACGTGCTGCGTGCGGTGCCGGGTGCGATGTTGACCTCCCACGTCAACGAGAACACCCGCGAGATCGCGACCGTCGAGGAGCTCTGCGGCTGCGACTACGTGACCTCCTACGACCGCCACGGCCTGGTCGGCCCCGGCACCGTCCTGGCGCACAACGTGCACCCGACCGACCCCGAGCTCGCCCTGCTGGCCGCCCGCGGGGCCGCCGTCGCGCACTGCCCCTCCAGCAACGCCGCCCTCGGCAGCGGCCTCTTCCCGCTCGCCCGCCATCGCGCCCACGGCGTACGCGTCGCCATGGGCTCCGACGTCGGCGCCGGCACCGGGTTCTCCCTGCTCAAGGAGGGCCTGGGAGCGTACGTCGCCCAGCAGCTCCTCGGCGACGCCGGCCACCCCCTGACCCCCACCCACCTCCTCCATCTGGCCACGGTCGCCGGCGCCGAAGCCCTCGGCCTCGGCGCCTCGATCGGCGACTTCTCCGTCGGCCGCCGCTTCGACGCCCAGTGGATCCAGCCCGCCCCGAGCACGCCTCTCGACGTAGGCCTCGCCCACGCCGCCGACGCCGCCGACGCCCTGGCCAAGATGTTCGCCCTCGGCACCCCCGCCGACGTACGCAGCGTCTGGATCGACGGCGACCTCGTCAACGCCCCTGACCCCCACCTGGTGGGTTAG